A stretch of Lutra lutra chromosome 9, mLutLut1.2, whole genome shotgun sequence DNA encodes these proteins:
- the LOC125109555 gene encoding suppressor of cytokine signaling 5 — protein sequence MDKVGKMWNNFKYRCQNLFGHEGGGRSENVDMNSNRCLSVKERNISTGDSAPQQQSSPLRENVALQLGLSPSKNSSRRNQNCATEIPQIVEISIEKDNDSCVTSGARLARRDSYSRHAPWGGKKKHSCSTKTQSSLDTDKKFGRTRSGLQRRERRYGVSSVHDMDSVSSRTVGSRSLRQRLQDTVGLCFPMRTYSKQSKPLFSNKRKIHLSELMLEKCPFPAGSDLAQKWHLIKQHTAPVSPHSTFFDTFDPSLVSTEDEEDRLRERRRLSIEEGVDPPPNAQIHTFEATAQVNPLYKLGPKLAPGMTEVSGDSSAIPQANCDSEEDTTTLCLQSRRQKQRQVSGDSHAHVSRQGAWKVHTQIDYIHCLVPDLLQITGNPCYWGVMDRYEAEALLEGKPEGTFLLRDSAQEDYLFSVSFRRYNRSLHARIEQWNHNFSFDAHDPCVFHSSTVTGLLEHYKDPSSCMFFEPLLTISLNRTFPFSLQYICRAVICRCTTYDGIDGLPLPSMLQDFLKEYHYKQKVRVRWLEREPVKAK from the coding sequence ATGGATAAAGTGGGGAAGATGTGGAATAACTTCAAATACAGGTGTCAGAATCTCTTCGGTCACGAGGGAGGGGGCCGTAGTGAAAATGTGGACATGAATTCCAATAGATGTTTGtctgtgaaagagagaaacatCAGTACAGGAGACTCAGCTCCTCAGCAACAAAGCAGTCCCTTAAGAGAAAACGTTGCCTTACAACTGGGATTAAGCCCTTCCAAGAATTCTTCAAGGAGAAACCAAAACTGTGCCACTGAAATTCCTCAGATTGTTGAAATAAGCATTGAAAAGGATAATGATTCCTGTGTCACCTCAGGAGCGAGACTTGCAAGAAGGGATTCCTACTCTCGGCATGCTCCGTGGGGTGGGAAGAAAAAACATTCCTGTTCTACAAAGACACAGAGTTCATTGGATACTGATAAAAAGTTCGGTAGAACTCGAAGCGGACTTCAAAGGAGAGAGAGGCGGTATGGTGTAAGCTCCGTGCATGACATGGACAGCGTGTCCAGCAGAACTGTGGGGAGCcgctctctgagacagaggttgCAGGACACTGTGGGCTTGTGTTTTCCCATGAGAACTTACAGCAAGCAGTCAAAACCCCTCttttctaataaaagaaaaatacaccttTCTGAATTAATGCTTGAGAAATGCCCTTTTCCTGCTGGCTCAGATTTAGCCCAAAAATGGCATTTGATTAAACAGCATACAGCCCCTGTGAGCCCACACTCAACATTTTTTGATACGTTTGATCCATCCTTGGTTTCCACGGAAGATGAAGAAGATAGGCTTCGAGAGAGAAGACGGCTCAGTATTGAAGAGGGGGTTGACCCTCCGCCCAATGCACAAATACATACCTTTGAAGCCACCGCACAGGTTAATCCGTTATATAAACTGGGACCAAAGTTAGCTCCTGGAATGACTGAAGTAAGTGGGGACAGTAGTGCAATTCCACAAGCTAACTGTGACTCAGAAGAGGACACTACCACCCTGTGTCTGCAGTCACGTAGGCAGAAGCAACGTCAGGTGTCTGGAGACAGCCATGCCCACGTTAGCAGACAGGGAGCTTGGAAAGTCCATACGCAGATCGATTACATACACTGCCTCGTGCCGGACTTGCTCCAGATTACAGGGAATCCCTGTTACTGGGGAGTGATGGACCGTTACGAAGCAGAAGCCCTCCTTGAAGGGAAACCTGAAGGCACATTCTTGCTCAGGGACTCTGCGCAAGAGGACTACCTCTTCTCTGTGAGCTTCCGTCGCTACAACAGGTCCCTGCATGCCCGAATTGAACAGTGGAATCACAACTTTAGTTTTGACGCCCACGACCCTTGTGTATTTCACTCCTCCACTGTAACAGGACTTTTGGAACATTATAAAGATCCTAGTTCTTGCATGTTTTTTGAACCCTTGCTTACTATATCACTAAACAGGACTTTCCCTTTTAGCCTGCAGTATATCTGCCGTGCAGTAATCTGTAGATGCACTACATATGATGGAATTGATGGGCTTCCTTTACCATCAATGTTGCAGGATTTTTTGAAAGAGTATCATTACAAGCAAAAAGTTAGAGTTCGCTGGTTAGAACGAGAACCAGTCAAGGCGAAGTAA